The Sulfitobacter sp. SK011 genome contains the following window.
TCATGGTCAACAGATGATGCCTGTGACGCAGCTTTTGCGTAGAGCTTCATCCATTTGTAGAGCGAATATGTACTGACGCCCAACCGCTCCGAAACCTCGCGAACGGCATACCCCCGCGCTGTTATCTGATGGACTGCATCGCGCTTGAAATCTTCACTGAAATCTGGCTTCCCCATAACGGCCTCCTTGCCTCAAAGTTAGGGAAGAAAGCGCCTACATATCTAGGGGCTATTCACAGCGTTATTTGGAAATTGCGAAGTTGGCCGTTAAGAAAGGTCTCGCTAGTCGAAGATCTTGTTTGAATTAGCATGCGGTGTGCTCGTCACGCATTCAAAGCGGACGTCTGGTCCGACGGGCCGCACCGCAGCATGCTTGGTGGCCGGCCAATGTCTCCTTAGGGCCGTGAGCGACATGTTCCAGAGATTTGCCATAGTTGCCCACTTGCCACACTTGCGAATCTCCCCCGCGTGCTTCCACGGCAGTTTTCCCAAGGCAAAAAGCCACCCGAAGGTGGCTGGTAACATATTGATAGTATGTGGTTTTCTTTGGTTGCGGGAGTAGGATTTGAACCTACGACCTTCAGGTTATGAGCCTGACGAGCTACCGGGCTGCTCCATCCCGCGACAAGATAGATATAAAGCATCGAAGAGAGATACAAGATCAGAGGTTTTACTAGGTTTGGCGGTGACCTACTCTCCCACGTCTTAAGACGCAGTACCATCGGCGCGACGGCACTTAACTGCCGAGTTCGGGATGGGATCGGGTGTTTTGCTCGCGCTATGACCACCAAACCATGAAAAACCTCTGAATGTCCAAGTCAGTACGACTAATGTATGTGTATGCTTCTGATTTATCCGAAGAATAAGAGTTAATCTTGCTTCTACTGGATCAAATCAAGCCTATCGAGCAATTAGTACCAGTCAACTGAATGCATTACTGCACTTACATCTCTGGCCTATCGACGAGGTGGTCTACCTCGGCTCTCAGGGATACCTTGTTTTGAGGGGGGCTTCCCGCTTAGATGCCTTCAGCGGTTATCCTGTCCGATCATAGCTACCCAGCACTGCTATTGGCATAACAACTGGTCCACCAGTGGATCGTTCACCCCGGTCCTCTCGTACTAGGGGCAACTCCTCTCAAGTATCCTACACCCACGGAAGATAGGGACCGAACTGTCTCACGACGTTCTAAACCCAGCTCACGTACCTCTTTAAACGGCGAACAGCCGTACCCTTGGGACCTGCTCCAGCCCCAGGATGAGATGAGCCGACATCGAGGTGCCAAACACTGCCGTCGATATGGACTCTTGGGCAGTATCAGCCTGTTATCCCCGGCGTACCTTTTATCCGTTGAGCGATGGCCCTCCCACTTGGGACCACCGGATCACTATGGCCGTCTTTCGACTCTGCTCGACTTGTCAGTCTCGCAGTCAGGCTGGCTTCTGCCATTGCACTCAACGAGCGATTTCCGACCGCTCTGAGCCAACCTTCGCGCGCCTCCGTTACGATTTAGGAGGCGACCGCCCCAGTCAAACTACCCACCACACAGGGTCCCGGATCCGGATAACGGACCGCGGTTAGACATCAAGCAGAACAAGGGTGGTATCTCAAGGGAGGCTCCACGCAAACTGGCGTTCACGCTTCAAAGCCCACCACCTATCCTGCACATGTTCGGCCTAATGCCAGTGTGAAGTTGTAGTAAAGGTGCACGGGGTCTTTCCGTCTAACCGCGGGAAACCTGCATCTTGACAGGTAATTCAATTTCGCTGAGTCTATGTTGGAGACAGCGGGGAAGTCGTTACGCCATTCGTGCAGGTCGGAACTTACCCGACAAGGAATTTCGCTACCTTAGGACCGTTATAGTTACGGCCGCCGTTTACCTGGGCTTCAATTCAGAGCTCTCACCCCTCCTTTTAACCTTCAGGCACCGGGCAGGCGTCAGACCCTATACGTCGTCTTGCGACTTCGCAGAGCCCTGTGTTTTTAATAAACAGTCGCCACCCCCTGGTTTGTGCCCCCAGCCTCTAGTTGCCTAGAAACCGGGCCTCCTTCTCGCGAACTTACGGAGGTATTTTGCCGAGTTCCTTCAACATAGTTCTCTCAAGCGCCTTGGTATTCTCTACCAGTCCACCTGTGTCGGTTTAGGGTACGATCTAGCGATGGAGCTATTTCCAGGAACCTCTAAGCAGCCCATTCAATCCGATAAGGATGAACTACCCTCGAGATCCGTCACTTCCATCTGGCCCAGGAATATTAACCTGGTTCCCATCGACTACGCCTTTCGGCCTCGCCTTAGGGGTCGGCTTACCCTGCTCAGATTAGCTTTAAGCAGGAACCCTTGGACTTTCGGCGAGAGTGTCTCTCACACTCTTTGTCGCTACTCATGTCATCATTCTCACTAGTGATCTCTCCACCGGATCGCTCACGCGCCAGCTTCACAGAAAACTCCGCGTCTCCAATACGGGTCGAAACCCGCAAAAGAGACATGGAATTATGTCACACTACGCTCTGCTACCATGCAATAAATGCATCCTCAGCTTCGGCTCATGGCTTGAGCCCCGTTACATCTTCGCCGCAAGACAACTTATTTAGACCAGTGAGCTGTTACGCTATCTTTAAAGGATGGCTGCTTCTAAGCCAACCTCCTGGTTGTTTTGGTCGTCTCACCTGCTTTCCCACTTAGCCATGAATTAGGGGCCTTAGCTGGAGGTTAGGGTTGTTTCCCTCTTCACGACGGACGTTAGCATTCGCCGTGTGTCTGCCATCTAGTACTCCTCGGTATTCGGAGTTTGGTTAGGATCAGTAAGTCTGTGGGACCCCATTACCCATCCAGTGCTCTACCCCCGAGGGTATTCGGATGACGCTCTACCTAAATAGATTTCGCAGAGAACCAGCTATCTCCGAGTTTGATTGGCCTTTCACCCCTAGGCACAGCTCATCCCGATCCTTTTCAACGGATGTGGGTTCGGTCCTCCAGTAAGTGTTACCTTACCTTCAACCTGGCCATGCCTAGATCACTCGGTTTCGGGTCTGATCCCACGAACTCAACGCCCTATTAAGACTCGCTTTCGCTGCGCCTACACCTAACGGCTTAAGCTTGCTCGTGAGACCAAGTCGATGACCCATTATACAAAAGGTACGCTGTCAGGGCGTAAAGCCCCTCCAACTGATTGTAGGCGTTCGGTTTCAGGTACTGTTTCACTCCCCTCGTCGGGGTGCTTTTCACCTTTCCCTCACGGTACTGGTTCACTATCGGTCAGTAAGGAGTACTTAGCCTTCGAAGGTGGTCCTCCGATCTTCAGACAGAATTTCACGTGTTCCGCCCTACTTAATACGTCCTCTCATGCTTCTTATACGGGACTATCACCCACTTTGGTTGCGCATTCCAACGCATTCTAACCACAATTGAGGCTCGGCTGGTCCCCGTTCGCTCGCCGCTACTAGGGGAGTATCAATTGATTTCCTTTCCTCCGGGTACTTAGATGTTTCAGTTCCCCGGGTTTGCCTTTTTAAGCCTATATATTCAGCCTAAAAATACCTGTTTTACCTCATTATTAGCTACCCCGAAGGGTAATAATAACAAAGTATCAGGTGGGTTGCCCCATTCAGAAATTCATGGATCAAAGCTTATTCTCAGCTCCCCATGACTTATCGCAGAGTATCACGTCTTTCATCGCCTCTTACTGCCAAGGCATTCACCAAACGCCCTTTTCGCGCTTGATTTGATCCAGAAAAAGCAAGACTTGCGCCCTGCGCGACAAACAGAAGCTGGTAAGAAACTGTTCATCCTTATTCCGATTCAAAAGCATACTTTTTTCCCGCCCACTCTCTAAGAGTGGACAACGAGACATGCATATAGCTGCCAGCCGTGCGGGCAAGCAGCGTCATATCTCTGGTTAGTGTACTTGACTTGGACAACACGTTTGTTTCAGCAGGCATACGTCTGGTCGGCCGAGGAAACAGCCTTGCAAACGCTTGCTTTGGACCGAAGTCCGCCGCACCAAACCGAGGTTAACTTCTTACGCGAAGCAACCAAACAGTGTTGTTATTGTATCTCTCTTTACGATGTCAATTCGTCCGATTGGACGAGCAAATGCGCCATAGCGCACTTGCTGATCTAATCATCAGCTGTATCTGAACCAGTCTGGCAGTGTGATGCGAAACGGAAAGTTAACCGATTTTGCGCGCAGCACATTTTGCTCTTTGTCACGTATTGGATTGTCTCTGATTTCGTCAAAAGCAACCTCCAATGCGCTATCCCAATCCCTATCGGGCAGGCCAGCAATCATTTCATAGAACTTTCGACTGTCTTTATGTGCATCTGACCATGCTTTGCCTGGCAAACCCTTTTCAGGCCCACTGGCTGTCTTGACCCGGTCAATGTTAACATTGCCCAATGCGTCAAGATTGGCATATTTCAGATGCGCAAGGTAGACGCCGCGCGGGATATCAAGTTTTGCACCCGACAACCTGTCAACTGCAACTTCAACCCCGTGACGCGCAAGGTGCACGCCGCGCTTTACCGCCCAAGCTTTACTGTAATGACCGGTAAAAACAGCATGCTGTCTTTTGCTCATCACAGCATCACCACGACCCAGTTCAGCCTCACCGTCAACTTCCGCGATGTTCAGCCCAAGGGCAAACAATGCATCAACCGACTGTTGCTTGCTGAACAGTTCAACAAACGATCCATAATGCGCCGGATCTAAGCAGATCAGCTCATCAGTGTCGGTTCGTATCACCCGGTCATAAGCACCACCCAGTTCATCCTGAATGCTGTTGAGCAATTGCCCTCGCATCCGATCGAAACCAGACAGATCATCCCGCGGTACCGTGATCACGCTTGCCCGAGGGCAAAGCTCCGAAATCTTTGGGTCATGACCATGGGCCACGATGAACAGATTGTCAGAACCAAGGTGCCGTGAATAATGTGCGTACCATTGTGATAACGCCCAATAATCTCGGTAAACCATTGTGATCGCACAAATCTTCATGTGGTCTTCTAACCAAATGGTCAGATGACGACAAGAGAATTGGTGGAGCCTAGGAGGATCGAACTCCTGACCTCCTGAATGCAAATCAGGCGCTCTCCCAGCTGAGCTAAGGCCCCGAAAGGATGGTGGGTCGAGGAGGACTTGAACCTCCGACCTCACGCTTATCAGGCGTGCGCTCTAACCACCTGAGCTACCGACCCATACGGGCGGTAGCCCGTGTTCTATTTTCTGAAGAGATATGAGGACGGCTCGGTCCGATATTTGGACAGCTTTGTATGCTGTCCTGCTAAGTGTTTCACGAGATGAGCAAGCTCATTTGCTAGAAACATCCTTAGAAAGGAGGTGATCCAGCCGCAGGTTCCCCTACGGCTACCTTGTTACGACTTCACCCCAGTCGCTGATCCTACCGTGGCCGCCTGCCTCCCGAAGGTTAGCGCAGCGTCGTCGGGTAGAACCAACTCCCATGGTGTGACGGGCGGTGTGTACAAGGCCCGGGAACGTATTCACCGCGTCATGCTGTTACGCGATTACTAGCGATTCCGACTTCATGGGGTCGAGTTGCAGACCCCAATCCGAACTGAGACAGCTTTTTGGGATTAACCCATTGTCACTGCCATTGTAGCACGTGTGTAGCCCAACCCGTAAGGGCCATGAGGA
Protein-coding sequences here:
- a CDS encoding glycosyltransferase family 2 protein, with protein sequence MKICAITMVYRDYWALSQWYAHYSRHLGSDNLFIVAHGHDPKISELCPRASVITVPRDDLSGFDRMRGQLLNSIQDELGGAYDRVIRTDTDELICLDPAHYGSFVELFSKQQSVDALFALGLNIAEVDGEAELGRGDAVMSKRQHAVFTGHYSKAWAVKRGVHLARHGVEVAVDRLSGAKLDIPRGVYLAHLKYANLDALGNVNIDRVKTASGPEKGLPGKAWSDAHKDSRKFYEMIAGLPDRDWDSALEVAFDEIRDNPIRDKEQNVLRAKSVNFPFRITLPDWFRYS